Within the Borrelia miyamotoi genome, the region TTTCTTCTTTTGGAAGTTGGGTGATATAAGCATAGAATTCGTTTATTATTAGATATTGATAATTAGTATCATAATCTTTACTGTCTAAAAATTGAATCCAAGCTTGTTTATCTTTTTGTATAACATTTTTACTCCAGAAATTAGAGATTGCTTTATTAAAATTCTTGTCTATAAAGTAATACATGTGTAAGATTTCATGCATAAATATTGTGATTTGATCCATGCTGAGTATAGTTTCGTCTTCTGAATAAGCTGCAAATGCAATATTTTTTGATTTATCTTTGATTTTAATTGTATTATTTTCAATGTATGCTAATTTATTGATTATAATTAGATTTTTTAAAATTATTTCTTCTTTGTTTAATTTGATATTTAATTTTTGTGCTTTGTTGAAAAATGTAATTATGTCTTGAAGTCTGTAATCGTGTCCTCTCCATCCTATTTTGTTTTTTAGTTCATTGTTTGAAAGTAATACGCCTCTAAATTCTTTTTTCTCTATGAAAAATGCTATTCTTTTTAACATTAAAGACTGATATTTGAGATTCTTGAATTTTAGTACATATATGTTAGGTTCTGAGATTAGATTAAAAAGTTCAAATGCATCTCTTCTGTAATTTTCTTTTTTATAGTTTAAGATGAATTTTAGATCAGAATTTATTGGTTTATTTATATCATAATAAGCATTCATGTTAATATATCCAATTTCTAGTATTTGAATCATATTGTTGTTTTTAGTAGACTTTATTTTGTCATTTTCATTTTCTAGTGATGTGTACTTTATTAAATTAGATAATACTATTTTTTGTGATTCTTTTTCTGAATATAAGTTTGCAAGTATGGGGCTTGATATTTTTTCTTTTGCTTTAAAGCCTAAGATAGGAAACATATTTTTGGTAAGATTAAATTCAATAGAATATTCATTTTGACTAATGAGTATTTTAAATTTCTGAAGACTTGACCTTGCTGTTTGAATATTTGAGTTTTTTATTTTAGCGTTATTTAGACTAATAGATTTGATATTATCCATTTTAATTTCTATTGTTAATTCTTTGTCTTGATTAACTATTTTTGGAATATCATATGAAAAATTTTTGTCTTGAGTGTTGATTTCTATGCTTGCATTTTCATTGATCTGGAGATTTAGTATGATGCAGCAACTTACTGCTTTTTTATTACAGTATGTTACTGTTTTATTGCCATTGATGATTAGGGAGTTTTTTTTATTTTTATTTTCATATAATGCTTGATAATTTGCTAATAAAACTAATATTGCTAGAATATTTTTCCAATCGTAACATGTGTTCATTAGTAAAAAAGAGAGCTAGCAAGATGTTTTTTATTACATCCTCTAGGGGAATCGAACCCCTCTTGCCAGGATGAAAACCTGGAGTCCTGACCGATAGACGAAGAGGACAAAGAATTGAGCTCAGTAGGGTTTGAACCTACGACCCCCGCCTTAAAAGGGCGATGCTCTACCAGCTGAGCTATGAGCCCGAAAATAATTAAATCTGCCAAAGTTAATTATAACATTTATTTAAAGGCATGTCAATACTTTGCTTATTGCAAAATAACCCGATTTAACTTATTTAAGTGAGCTGCACAGGACTTGAACCTGTGACCTGCGGGTTAAGAATCCGTTGCTCTACCATCTGAGCTAGCAGCCCTCCATTTTATTAATAAACTAATAAATAGGATAAATACTTGTAGATATAATGTCAAGAATTATGATTACTTTTTTCTATCTTTTCTAGTAGCTTTTTTGCTTCTGAATGATTGGGATTTAGGGTTAGTAATTTTATTAAAGTATCTTTTGCTAAGATTTTGTTTTGTGCATTAAGTCTTGATTTTGCAAGTTTTAATAGTATGTTTTGGTTATTTGGCAAAAATCTTAAAGCGTTTTCATATGCGAAGTCAGCCTCGTTATATCTTTCAAGTTTGTAAAAAGAATCTGCGATTAAAATATAGACTTTGACTATTCGTGCCCCATTTGACCCAAAACTAATATATTTTTGAAAATATTTGAGAGCATTGTTATATTGTCCTTGAAAAAAATAAGCTTCTCCCAATGCTTGGATTATTCTTGGGTCATATTTATTTATTTCGAGACCTTTAATGGATTCTAGTTCGGCTCTTTTGTATTCACCTGTTGCTATTAGACTCCATATAAGTATTGATCTTGCATCTAAATTTTTTGGTTTATATTTTAGCTCTTCTTGAGTATTTATAATTGCTTCTTGGAATTTGCCTTGTCTGTAGAGTAAAAGAGAATCTTCTTTCTCTTCTTCTGCTTTTATTAGGTTTGAACCAGAAAGTAACATGATAATTATTTTTAAGCAAAAGCTTTTATTTATCATTTTTTCTCCATTTCGCAATTTCCGTTAAATAGTGCTCCTGACTCTATGAATAGTTCTTTTGTTTTAATGTCTCCGATTAATTTTCCAGTTTTGTAAATTTTTATTGTTTCTGAAGCATCTACATTTCCTTTCATTGTTCCATGATTTAGGAAATTTTTACACTTAATTTCAGCTTCCACATTAGCTTTTTCTCTTAGATATATTGAGTTCGTGGAATTTATGAGTCCTTTAAGCATTCCTTCAATAATTATTGGTTTATTGCTTTCGATATATCCTTCAAACTCAAAGCTGCTCCTTATAATATTTTGGGTATTACTTTCTTCAAATTCTAGGGTGTCAATGCTCAATTTAACTCCTAAAAATGAATGCTTAATGAAGCATTCATTTTTACTTTGACTTTAGATGTTTACTTTTAATCTCTTCTTTGTCCTAAAAATCTTAGTAAATATAGGAATAGATTTATAAAATCTAGATAAAGCTTTAAGGATGCTACAATGACCATTCTGTTTTTAATTTCAGTATCATCTTCTAACATTCTATTCATTTTGGAAATATTTTGAACATCGTAAGCTGTTAAACCTGTAAATAATATCACACCTATAATTGAGATTAAAAAATTAAGACCTGAACTTCTTAAGAATATGTTAAAAATTGATG harbors:
- a CDS encoding tetratricopeptide repeat protein, whose product is MINKSFCLKIIIMLLSGSNLIKAEEEKEDSLLLYRQGKFQEAIINTQEELKYKPKNLDARSILIWSLIATGEYKRAELESIKGLEINKYDPRIIQALGEAYFFQGQYNNALKYFQKYISFGSNGARIVKVYILIADSFYKLERYNEADFAYENALRFLPNNQNILLKLAKSRLNAQNKILAKDTLIKLLTLNPNHSEAKKLLEKIEKSNHNS
- a CDS encoding bactofilin family protein — translated: MSIDTLEFEESNTQNIIRSSFEFEGYIESNKPIIIEGMLKGLINSTNSIYLREKANVEAEIKCKNFLNHGTMKGNVDASETIKIYKTGKLIGDIKTKELFIESGALFNGNCEMEKK